The nucleotide window TTAATATGTACTCGATTGTACCAGTACTATTTTTAGTAATTGCCTCAACAATCGCATCTATTAAACTTTCACCAGATGTATATTGAACAGTTTTCCCAATCATTTCGCTGGCTTCAACAAATGGATTCGATTGAATTGGTGGTGTTGACTCGCTACTTGAAGTTCCACTTAAAATAGAAGAAATATTTCCTGGAGAAATTTCTTTCCCATCAGCAAGTACAAAAATAGCATCTCCATTGATGAATTTTAATTCTTTTATGCTTCCAGTGCCTTCGTTATAAATTGGTTTTCCTTTATCATCCAATTTGTCCGTTAGCTCATGCCACTTTACTTCTTTACCAACAAATGTCGAATAGTTCATCAGCTGAGACTGTTGTTGAGATACTAATAAGTCTTCCATCGCCTTTGTCATATTTTGCATTTGCTCTAAAGAAGAGAATTGCGCCATTTGTGCAATAAATTCCTTATCATCCATTGGGCTTGTTGGATCTTGGTTTTGTAATTGGGTAATCAAAATTTTTAAAAACGCATCTTTTCCTAATGCTCCATTATCTGCTTTATCTGTAACTTTTACATTACTCACAGGGGGTAAATAATAATCATTCGTAATTGTACTAGTCATTCCTTATACCTCCTCACTTAACAAGTCTTTAAATGATATTTTCTCTTCTGCACTATCATCTTCGTTATCTTCACGATCCTCGTCATTTTGCTGACGGAAGAAGTTATTGAAGAAGTTTTGATCACGTGTATTTCGGTCCGCATCTTGTAAAGACTGAGCTACATCAATACGATCCATTTGAATGTTTTGTGCAACAAATCCGGCTTTCAGTTGATTAATATTATTTTCTAATAACTCTTTCCCCATTGCCGTTGTCGCAAGTAAACGAGCTGTTAACACGCCATCCTTCTGAACTAACTCAATACGAATTTGTCCCAAGTTTTCTGGGAATAATTTTAAAAATAATTTCATATTGCCTTGTTGTCCTGACAGCTGACTTCGATTAATTAAGGATTGAATTTCTTTAACTAGTGTTTCTGACTGTGCTGGCTTTTCAGCTGGCAATGTAATCGTTACCGTCTTTGTTTGCGTTACTTGTTGTTGTAATCCAACTGATGGTTGTGTTTCTGTTTCAGTTTTCACCGTTACTTGTTGAGACGAGTTTTGTGTTTGCGTTTGAACAAGTTGTTGGAAAGAAGGTTTTATTACCTCTTGTTGTGTATTTACAATTGCTTGTGTTTGATTTGTTAAGGATAATAAAGCTTCTTTCAGTTGGTTCAATTGTTGTTCTTGCTTATAAACTGTATCTACTTTATTGCCAAGCAACTGAACAAGTTTTAAAAACTGAATAACTTGCTCTACTTCTTTTGGTTGAACTTCACCTTTTTGTTGCATTCCTTGCATTGCAGCAAGAACTTCACTTAAAATTGCAGGTGCCTGTTCTATAATCGACCAAACATCCGTAATTTCTTGTTGCTCATCCCCTAATAATTGTTGAATAATTTGTGCGAGCTGTTCTTCAGTTAATCCAAGTACTTCTGATAGGTTCTCTAAATTAAGCATTTCATCAACTGGAATAGGCTTACTTTCTTCACCAACAAAAACAAATAAACCAGATTCATCCATTTCTACGCCTAATTCTTCCAATAAGTTTTCTAATGAATCTGTCGCTAAAATTGCCTCTACTTCTTCAGCTAGACCTTCTGGCTGTGTTTTATTAGCCTGTGTCGATTGATTATTTGAGCTAGATATAATCTTTTCAAATACACTTCCAAATGCATTAGCATCAGGGGCTACACTATCAGCTGACTTTGTTTGTGCTGTCTTTTGTGGCATCTTAGTAGCCGTCATTGCCTGTAATATTGCGATATTCATTTTTTCACCTCCTTTCAATAATCTAATTATTGTTGAGATAGAAGCTCTGTATAACGCGCAGCATCTTCAGGTGACATTTTTGAAAATATCGCTGAAAGTGTATCTGGTTTCATGCTAGACATAATACGTAAGCTTTCTGTATCGCTCATTTGAACTAAAATTGGTGCTGCTGTTTTAGCAGACATTTTTTCAAATGTTGAAAGAATTTCAGTAAAGTCTTTTTGTGACTCTTCTTGATTACGTTTTAATTTTTCAATTTCAAACATTAATCGCTCTTGCTCAGCCAACAACTCATCTTTCTCACTTGTGGCTGCATCCATCTGTGTTTGAAGCTGTGTAATTTGTGCTTCTTTTTGTTGTATTTCTGCTTGTAATTCAACTACTTTTTCACCATTTAACGTGGAATTTTCCACAACCTCTTGTTCATCAGCGTTTAGGAATGGTATTTTCTCCGTTACGTTATTTGCCATTTTAAATACATTCACTTCAGTTACTGTGGCAATAACTAGTGCAATGGCGATTACAAACATTAGAGGAATTAGAAATAAGTAAAATATTTTTTTGAAGAAACCTGCTGGCTTATTTTCTACTTCCATTTCATCTACTTGTACATCTAGTTTAGTTATATTTTTTTTTGCCATGAAATCACCTGATTTCCTTCTTGTAATACGCAATAGTTGAAAGCTCATCTAGTTGAATCGCTTCAATACGTTGTTGATCTTCTTTAAATTTAACAAAGTCATTTTCACGCATTTTTTCGTATTTGCGCACTTCCAAGTTTTTTTCTAATAATTTTTGTTCGTGCCAATTCATTTTTGCACGAGCTTGTACAACTTTTTGCTGCACATCAGCAATCGTTTTTTCCATACTGTCTATGAATTTAGAGTAGTGCTTTACCTCATCAATGGAAGAACCGATCATAAGACGTTCTTGCTGGTAAGAAATTAAATCTTCCTTTTTCTTTAATAAGTCATAAAGTTTTGTTGCGATTTCCTCAAAAACTTGAACGGATTCTTTAAATGCAATTTCAGACTCCGTTTTTTCCTGTTCTTTAACACCAAGAATTTTTTCAAAACGATACGTATATATCGACATTACTTCACACCGCCATTTGATAACGAAATTATTTCGTTTACTGTTTGCTCGATTGAAATTTTGTCCTTAAAGCTTTGTTTTAAAAAGGTAGTAATTAGTGGTTCATAATGAATGGCTTCATCTATTTCCTTTGAAGTCCCTCGCTTATATGCACCGATATTTATTAAATCCTCAGATTTTGAATAAGTATAATACAATTCTCTCAGTCGACTTGCTGCTTTAACATGTTCTGGATCCGCAATATGATTCATTAATCGACTAACACTTTTTAGCACATTAATTGCTGGATACTGCCCTTTATTAGCCAAGTTTCGGTCTAAGACAATATGTCCATCTAATATCCCTCGTACAGCATCTGCAATTGGTTCATTCATATCATCCCCATCAACAAGCACTGTATAAAAGGCTGTTATCGTACCATGTATATTCGTTCCAGACCGTTCAAGTAGAGACGGTAAAATGGCGAATACTGAGGGCGTATACCCCCTTGTTGCAGGAGGTTCACCAATTGCTAAACCAATCTCACGTTGTGCCATTGCTACACGCGTTACCGAGTCCATCATTAGCATGACATTGTCTCCGCGATCACGGAAATATTCTGCAATAGCGGTAGCAGTAAACGCTGCTTTAATACGCATTAATGCAGGCTGATCACTTGTTGCGGCAACAACAATTGAACGACTTAACCCTTCTGGACCAAGATCACGCTCAATAAATTCCCGTACCTCTCGCCCACGCTCTCCTACTAGTGCAATAACATTAATATCTGCCTCTGTATTTCGTGCAATCATACCAAGTAATGTACTTTTCCCTACACCAGAACCCGCAAATATACCAACACGTTGACCACTACCAACTGTTAACATCCCATCAATCGCTTTAACCCCTACTTCTAATCGTTCATTAATAGGTGGGCGATTTAAAGGGTTCGGTGGTTCTTTTTCGGTTTGTACTGAAGCTAACCCTTTTGGTAAAGACTGTCCATCAAAAGGATTACCCATTGCATCTAATACTTGACCAATTAATTCGGGGCCTACCTTTACTTCTAAAGGTGTACCCGTACCTTCAACAAGGCAACCAACCGAAATTTCTTTCAAAGAAGTGTATGGCATAAGGATGACGATTTCATCCTTAAAGCCAACGACCTCTGCCAAAATGACTTGTGGACCGTTTTTTGATGTTTGCACGTGAATTTTACAAACATCACCAATTGAACTTCCCGGACCTTGAGACTCAATCATTAAACCGACTACTCTCGTCACTTTTCCATACTTTTTAAATGTATTAAGATTAGGAATTTGTTCAACTAATTGAGCCGTTTTCATCCGTATCATTCCTTACTTTCTATTAATTCATAGAGCTGTCTACGAAGTTCATGTAGTTGCTCGTCTATTGACACAATAATTCTTCCATGATTTGTTTCAATATAGCTTTCTGTATCCTCTAAATCTTCATTTACAAAAATCATAAATAGAACATTTACCGGGAACATTTCAGCAAGCTCACCATGGTAACTCGTAACAAGTTCGTGGTATTTTGGTGAAACATATAATTTTATTTCCTTCATTTCACGGGCTTCTTTTAATCCCCGCTTTATAATCGAAATATATAATTCTTCTTGACGATCAAGAGAAGTATTGAGAATGCGCTCCGCTGCAGTTAATGCTAACTCCAATATTACTGACTCTTGTGATTCAATATATTTTGAAGCATTTTCCTCAGCACTCTTCATCGTATTATTTGCTATTTGTAAAACTTGTGCCATATTCGCATTTGCTTTCTGTACACCTTCTTCATAGCCTTGTGCAAAACCTACTTCATGTGCCTGTTGCTGAAGAAGCATTTTTTCCTCTTCCCAAGCTTGTTTTTGTGCCTCTAGTAAAGC belongs to Solibacillus sp. FSL R7-0682 and includes:
- the fliJ gene encoding flagellar export protein FliJ codes for the protein MSIYTYRFEKILGVKEQEKTESEIAFKESVQVFEEIATKLYDLLKKKEDLISYQQERLMIGSSIDEVKHYSKFIDSMEKTIADVQQKVVQARAKMNWHEQKLLEKNLEVRKYEKMRENDFVKFKEDQQRIEAIQLDELSTIAYYKKEIR
- a CDS encoding flagellar hook-length control protein FliK: MNIAILQAMTATKMPQKTAQTKSADSVAPDANAFGSVFEKIISSSNNQSTQANKTQPEGLAEEVEAILATDSLENLLEELGVEMDESGLFVFVGEESKPIPVDEMLNLENLSEVLGLTEEQLAQIIQQLLGDEQQEITDVWSIIEQAPAILSEVLAAMQGMQQKGEVQPKEVEQVIQFLKLVQLLGNKVDTVYKQEQQLNQLKEALLSLTNQTQAIVNTQQEVIKPSFQQLVQTQTQNSSQQVTVKTETETQPSVGLQQQVTQTKTVTITLPAEKPAQSETLVKEIQSLINRSQLSGQQGNMKLFLKLFPENLGQIRIELVQKDGVLTARLLATTAMGKELLENNINQLKAGFVAQNIQMDRIDVAQSLQDADRNTRDQNFFNNFFRQQNDEDREDNEDDSAEEKISFKDLLSEEV
- the fliI gene encoding flagellar protein export ATPase FliI gives rise to the protein MKTAQLVEQIPNLNTFKKYGKVTRVVGLMIESQGPGSSIGDVCKIHVQTSKNGPQVILAEVVGFKDEIVILMPYTSLKEISVGCLVEGTGTPLEVKVGPELIGQVLDAMGNPFDGQSLPKGLASVQTEKEPPNPLNRPPINERLEVGVKAIDGMLTVGSGQRVGIFAGSGVGKSTLLGMIARNTEADINVIALVGERGREVREFIERDLGPEGLSRSIVVAATSDQPALMRIKAAFTATAIAEYFRDRGDNVMLMMDSVTRVAMAQREIGLAIGEPPATRGYTPSVFAILPSLLERSGTNIHGTITAFYTVLVDGDDMNEPIADAVRGILDGHIVLDRNLANKGQYPAINVLKSVSRLMNHIADPEHVKAASRLRELYYTYSKSEDLINIGAYKRGTSKEIDEAIHYEPLITTFLKQSFKDKISIEQTVNEIISLSNGGVK
- the flgD gene encoding flagellar hook assembly protein FlgD, which produces MTSTITNDYYLPPVSNVKVTDKADNGALGKDAFLKILITQLQNQDPTSPMDDKEFIAQMAQFSSLEQMQNMTKAMEDLLVSQQQSQLMNYSTFVGKEVKWHELTDKLDDKGKPIYNEGTGSIKELKFINGDAIFVLADGKEISPGNISSILSGTSSSESTPPIQSNPFVEASEMIGKTVQYTSGESLIDAIVEAITKNSTGTIEYILNNGTRLTKDQFTVVTAE
- a CDS encoding MotE family protein — its product is MSFQLLRITRRKSGDFMAKKNITKLDVQVDEMEVENKPAGFFKKIFYLFLIPLMFVIAIALVIATVTEVNVFKMANNVTEKIPFLNADEQEVVENSTLNGEKVVELQAEIQQKEAQITQLQTQMDAATSEKDELLAEQERLMFEIEKLKRNQEESQKDFTEILSTFEKMSAKTAAPILVQMSDTESLRIMSSMKPDTLSAIFSKMSPEDAARYTELLSQQ
- the fliH gene encoding flagellar assembly protein FliH → MTSLSRIIRSTNAQSPVEEAVVEIKLQSFFEPIHYGEAEEEQEHTPQLTLEDIQQERQQMFEQSTREIEEQRLQFEEYRNEQLALLEAQKQAWEEEKMLLQQQAHEVGFAQGYEEGVQKANANMAQVLQIANNTMKSAEENASKYIESQESVILELALTAAERILNTSLDRQEELYISIIKRGLKEAREMKEIKLYVSPKYHELVTSYHGELAEMFPVNVLFMIFVNEDLEDTESYIETNHGRIIVSIDEQLHELRRQLYELIESKE